In Euzebya sp., one DNA window encodes the following:
- a CDS encoding TlpA family protein disulfide reductase translates to MLLAAAFGTRFGRDPTLVDSPLIGQPAPPIDLIRLDGEASWSLADQAGDIVVVNFWASWCVPCREEHDDLVAAAAQYERAGVSFVGIVYQDDPSQAVAFLDELGHGYPHLVDPGSRTAIDYGVFGIPETYFIDRDGTVVAKVTGASDLELLTRTLDTILAGDVPESATRPGYQNQR, encoded by the coding sequence TTGCTCCTCGCCGCCGCCTTCGGCACGCGCTTCGGCCGTGATCCCACACTCGTCGATTCGCCACTGATCGGGCAACCCGCGCCACCGATCGATCTCATCCGGTTGGACGGAGAGGCGTCGTGGTCCCTCGCAGACCAGGCCGGCGACATCGTCGTCGTGAACTTCTGGGCGTCGTGGTGCGTCCCCTGCCGTGAGGAGCACGACGACCTCGTCGCAGCGGCGGCACAGTACGAGCGGGCGGGTGTGTCCTTCGTGGGGATCGTCTACCAAGACGACCCGTCACAAGCCGTAGCCTTCCTCGACGAGCTCGGGCACGGCTACCCACACCTCGTGGATCCCGGCTCCCGCACGGCGATCGACTACGGGGTGTTCGGGATCCCCGAGACCTACTTCATCGACCGCGACGGCACCGTCGTCGCAAAGGTGACAGGCGCCAGCGACCTGGAGCTGCTCACCCGCACCCTGGACACGATCCTCGCGGGCGACGTTCCCGAGAGCGCAACGCGGCCCGGGTACCAGAACCAACGCTGA
- a CDS encoding class I SAM-dependent methyltransferase — protein MTGGPDADHELETVLNRRATPLVAVVATAGIVRWWRRGRASRPSVLDAAGVRRLYDRMAPLYDVATLAYQAVGAYRLADEAIATLGLQPGDMVVDLGTGTGRNLPLLAEAVGSSGRVVGVDVSPGMLERARRRVERAGVDVVELVEADIATYELPPGTSAVMGSFAMEMLPDYREVIDRLVTQLPTGGRVAVTGLRDPEGWPRWLVRLVSAINRPFGVSEAYRDHRPWEAVEAVTSDTAYVEMLGGAIYLAAGTVPERPR, from the coding sequence GTGACGGGTGGGCCGGATGCCGATCACGAGCTGGAGACGGTGCTGAACCGGCGGGCGACCCCTCTCGTCGCGGTGGTCGCCACTGCAGGGATCGTCCGGTGGTGGCGCCGTGGACGAGCGAGCCGTCCGTCGGTTCTGGATGCTGCAGGGGTCCGACGGCTGTATGACCGGATGGCGCCGCTCTACGATGTAGCGACGTTGGCCTACCAGGCGGTGGGTGCCTACCGGTTGGCGGACGAGGCCATCGCGACGTTGGGTCTGCAGCCTGGTGACATGGTGGTGGACCTGGGTACCGGGACGGGACGAAACCTGCCGTTGCTCGCTGAGGCTGTGGGTTCGAGTGGCCGGGTGGTCGGGGTGGACGTGTCACCGGGCATGTTAGAGCGGGCCCGGCGCCGGGTGGAGCGCGCCGGCGTCGACGTGGTGGAGCTGGTTGAGGCTGACATCGCCACCTACGAGCTTCCGCCGGGCACGTCGGCGGTCATGGGCTCCTTCGCCATGGAGATGCTGCCGGATTACCGCGAGGTCATCGATCGTCTTGTCACCCAGCTCCCCACTGGTGGGCGGGTGGCCGTCACCGGTCTCCGTGATCCTGAGGGATGGCCGCGGTGGCTTGTGCGGCTGGTGTCGGCGATCAACCGCCCCTTCGGGGTGTCCGAGGCCTATCGGGACCATCGGCCGTGGGAGGCGGTGGAGGCGGTGACGTCCGACACGGCGTATGTCGAGATGCTGGGCGGGGCCATCTACTTGGCCGCCGGCACCGTGCCGGAGCGTCCCCGCTGA
- a CDS encoding copper resistance CopC/CopD family protein, whose product MRAVTVTGAVSVVLALVAAGAGVLLSAGPAAAHAQLEVTDPPAGATLTESPVEISLTYSEPIEETFSGVQVFDPVGQRVDAGSAAIDGAVATVPMQPLTTSGTYTVVFRVIGADGHPVESRYTFGYEPAVSGSPTPAPPAPATPTPFPTAAASEAPGQPAADSEPASSGANSSPAPTPEDPSPPPEGDPEPPVAEPAPAGVDPASFELQEAGPGSSAGLFVARVVDYAALAVLVGTLLALMWMVGPDEGAPSARRRLRRLAVAAASGLAVASALLFIFGLSTAAAEPLPQAVTGDLIGRFLSTRFGLLVAVQGLVAIGVAALLAVTAGRAGLVMAATATTVAAALPGLWGHAGATDPMWIAVGLDWLHVAAATSWVGGLAVVVVWGLIAGPEEFVGPARRFSKVAGTAIWLLLASGVGSALLHVGAVEQLTDTRYGLLVLGKVVAFVVIAGLGWRNRATVLPRLARTADSHTVGLFRRFAGVEIAVMVLALGLAGGLASSIPAEAEVASRIQSVTIALTDTATVNLTVDPAQSGPNVVHLYILGPDGRPRPVDDTTMRLIAPSGDALTVELLVAGPGHFTTLSQRLPEPGDYQVQIGVDLDGTSEDATSTLTIR is encoded by the coding sequence GTGCGGGCCGTCACGGTCACGGGTGCGGTCAGCGTCGTGTTGGCGCTCGTGGCCGCGGGTGCGGGTGTACTCCTCAGCGCCGGTCCGGCGGCCGCACACGCCCAGCTGGAGGTGACTGATCCGCCGGCCGGTGCCACCCTCACCGAGTCGCCAGTGGAGATCTCGTTGACCTACAGCGAACCGATCGAGGAGACCTTCTCCGGTGTACAGGTGTTCGACCCCGTAGGCCAGCGGGTCGATGCCGGGTCGGCCGCCATCGACGGTGCGGTGGCAACGGTGCCGATGCAGCCGCTCACCACATCGGGCACCTACACGGTCGTGTTCCGGGTGATCGGTGCCGACGGCCACCCGGTGGAATCGCGCTACACCTTCGGCTACGAACCGGCAGTCTCTGGCAGCCCGACGCCGGCACCACCCGCGCCGGCCACCCCGACACCCTTCCCGACTGCAGCGGCGTCGGAGGCGCCGGGTCAACCGGCGGCGGACTCTGAACCGGCCAGCAGCGGCGCGAACAGCAGTCCAGCACCCACACCTGAGGACCCATCCCCTCCCCCCGAGGGTGACCCCGAGCCGCCGGTCGCCGAACCCGCGCCGGCCGGGGTGGACCCGGCGTCCTTCGAGCTGCAGGAGGCCGGTCCGGGCAGCTCAGCGGGCTTGTTCGTCGCCCGGGTGGTCGACTACGCGGCCCTCGCAGTGCTGGTCGGCACGCTGCTCGCGCTCATGTGGATGGTCGGTCCAGACGAGGGCGCCCCGTCGGCGCGTCGCCGGTTGCGACGCCTGGCCGTTGCCGCGGCGTCTGGCCTGGCCGTCGCGTCAGCGCTGCTGTTCATCTTCGGGCTCTCCACCGCTGCGGCCGAACCCCTGCCCCAAGCGGTGACGGGCGACCTGATCGGCCGGTTCTTGTCCACCCGCTTCGGGCTGTTGGTGGCGGTCCAGGGGCTGGTGGCCATCGGGGTGGCGGCCCTCCTCGCCGTCACCGCTGGACGCGCAGGGTTGGTCATGGCCGCCACGGCGACCACCGTCGCGGCGGCGCTCCCAGGGTTGTGGGGGCATGCGGGTGCCACCGATCCCATGTGGATCGCCGTCGGCCTTGACTGGCTCCACGTCGCGGCGGCCACCTCGTGGGTGGGGGGACTGGCCGTCGTGGTCGTCTGGGGGCTCATCGCCGGGCCCGAGGAGTTCGTCGGCCCCGCCCGGCGGTTCAGCAAGGTGGCAGGGACGGCCATCTGGCTGCTGCTCGCGTCCGGGGTCGGCTCGGCGTTGTTGCACGTCGGTGCGGTTGAACAGCTGACCGACACCAGATACGGGCTGCTCGTCCTCGGCAAGGTGGTCGCGTTCGTGGTCATCGCCGGGCTGGGCTGGCGCAACCGCGCGACGGTGCTCCCGCGACTGGCCCGGACCGCGGACAGCCATACCGTCGGACTGTTCCGCCGCTTCGCCGGCGTCGAGATCGCCGTCATGGTCCTCGCCCTCGGTCTGGCCGGTGGTCTGGCGTCGAGCATCCCCGCGGAGGCAGAGGTCGCCAGCCGCATCCAGTCGGTCACCATCGCCTTGACCGACACCGCGACGGTCAACCTGACCGTCGACCCGGCCCAGTCGGGTCCCAACGTGGTGCACCTCTACATCCTGGGCCCCGACGGACGGCCACGTCCGGTCGATGACACGACCATGCGCCTCATCGCCCCCTCCGGCGACGCGCTCACCGTCGAGCTGTTGGTGGCCGGCCCCGGCCACTTCACCACCCTCTCACAACGACTCCCCGAACCGGGCGACTACCAGGTCCAGATCGGCGTGGACCTGGACGGGACCAGTGAGGATGCGACGTCGACGCTGACCATCAGATGA
- a CDS encoding ZIP family metal transporter, translated as MVAVEIMPRALDVLNGWHIAAAFTTGGVLYLVAQALIERRSTTGGRMWLIYLAIATDLFGDGLMIGAGTSIGSGVGLVLAIGQILADIPEGAAATMTFRANDVPRRRRLWLSAAAVLPVLTGAALSFLLLRGRPEGYQLAALVGTAGLFTVAAFEDMIQEAHESDDDSKTSSVALLLGFAVFTIASTALG; from the coding sequence GTGGTCGCCGTCGAGATCATGCCGCGAGCCCTCGACGTGCTCAACGGCTGGCACATCGCGGCGGCATTCACGACCGGGGGGGTGCTGTACCTCGTCGCCCAGGCGTTGATCGAACGGCGCAGCACCACCGGAGGACGGATGTGGCTGATCTACCTCGCCATCGCGACGGACCTCTTCGGTGACGGCCTCATGATCGGCGCCGGCACCTCGATCGGATCAGGCGTCGGCCTCGTGCTCGCCATCGGGCAGATCCTCGCCGACATCCCCGAGGGCGCCGCGGCCACGATGACCTTCCGAGCCAACGACGTGCCCCGCCGTCGACGGCTGTGGCTGTCCGCCGCCGCGGTCCTGCCCGTCCTCACCGGGGCAGCGCTGTCATTCCTGCTGTTGCGCGGACGACCCGAAGGCTACCAACTCGCGGCCCTCGTCGGCACCGCAGGTCTCTTCACCGTCGCGGCGTTCGAGGACATGATCCAGGAGGCCCACGAGAGCGACGACGACTCAAAGACCTCCTCCGTCGCCCTCCTGCTCGGGTTCGCCGTCTTCACCATCGCATCCACCGCGCTCGGATGA
- a CDS encoding murein hydrolase activator EnvC, whose translation MRSPPVPTPSRLAVTVLLVVVVAVPSGAAGLDVEDAEVQLDEARDALTSVEAGLDRLSGEYEEAISHLARLEDERGDVGQRVDAARGRVASARAGVEVAIRRLYMRPGGFAEWAIDAVQASPSVGSALHRIALLQRLPVGMAARADRLRRTTDLVADEVAQHAMTLVGVAAGAADLADARRRLEAELAATRAVVTSAQDRLEDARRAAARRAAAEEAARAATHLDQPPPTMACPLGLPNGFTDSWGAPRSGGRGHEGVDMFAARGTPVYAVADGTVRVGDNRLGGLTVNLEDVAGNAYYYAHLDATTVRTGQQVSAGDVIGLAGTSGNAAGTPPHLHWQVRPGGGPTVNPFPLADLLCRSS comes from the coding sequence ATGAGAAGTCCACCGGTCCCTACACCCAGCCGGCTGGCCGTGACCGTGCTGCTGGTCGTGGTCGTCGCGGTCCCGAGCGGCGCGGCAGGGCTGGACGTCGAGGACGCCGAGGTGCAACTCGACGAGGCTCGTGACGCACTGACGTCCGTCGAGGCCGGGCTCGACCGGCTGAGCGGCGAGTACGAGGAGGCGATCAGCCATCTGGCCCGCCTGGAGGACGAACGGGGGGACGTAGGGCAACGCGTCGATGCAGCCCGCGGGCGCGTGGCATCGGCACGAGCTGGCGTCGAGGTGGCGATCCGACGCCTGTACATGCGTCCCGGAGGATTCGCGGAGTGGGCGATCGACGCGGTCCAGGCATCTCCCTCTGTCGGATCCGCCCTGCATCGCATCGCGCTGCTCCAACGGCTCCCCGTGGGCATGGCCGCCCGCGCCGACCGGCTGCGACGGACCACTGACCTCGTCGCCGACGAGGTCGCCCAGCACGCCATGACGCTCGTCGGAGTCGCCGCGGGCGCCGCCGACCTGGCCGATGCCCGCCGACGTCTGGAGGCCGAGCTGGCCGCTACGCGGGCGGTGGTCACCTCCGCACAAGACCGCCTGGAAGACGCTCGGCGCGCAGCCGCACGCCGAGCTGCTGCCGAAGAGGCGGCACGCGCGGCCACCCATCTCGACCAGCCACCACCCACTATGGCCTGCCCGCTGGGTCTGCCCAACGGTTTCACCGACTCCTGGGGCGCCCCCCGCTCAGGCGGTCGGGGCCACGAAGGGGTTGACATGTTCGCCGCCCGCGGCACCCCCGTCTACGCCGTCGCCGACGGCACCGTCAGGGTCGGCGACAACCGGCTTGGAGGCCTGACGGTGAACCTCGAGGACGTCGCCGGCAACGCCTACTACTACGCTCACCTCGACGCCACCACCGTCCGGACCGGCCAGCAGGTCTCAGCCGGCGACGTCATCGGCCTGGCCGGCACCTCCGGAAACGCCGCCGGCACCCCTCCGCACCTCCACTGGCAGGTCCGGCCCGGCGGCGGGCCGACGGTCAACCCGTTCCCTCTCGCCGACCTGCTCTGTCGCAGTTCATGA
- a CDS encoding cation diffusion facilitator family transporter: MGDDHAHVNAAHAGAAHRRPLLAAACLTGGYFLVELIGGLITNSLALLGDAAHMFTDVLGLGMALAAIQAAIRSDAASHRTFGLYRLEILAALANAVLLFGVAIWILVEAVRRFGDPPEVLSTPLLVVAVVGLVVNVIAYLLLRRGAGESLNVEGAYLEVLADTLGSVGVIIAAIVIQTTGFTLIDPIFAVGIGLFVLPRTWRLGSKALRVLLQQAPPHVDVDTIRADLTGLPDVTDVHDLHVWTLTSGMDVVSAHLRIADGGDDHVVLDRARDLLRTEHGISHSTLQVEVPDHAHCADCEETW, encoded by the coding sequence ATGGGTGATGACCACGCACACGTCAACGCCGCCCACGCGGGAGCCGCCCACCGCCGCCCCCTCTTGGCGGCGGCGTGCCTGACCGGCGGCTACTTCCTCGTGGAGCTCATCGGGGGGCTGATCACCAACTCCTTGGCGCTGCTGGGTGATGCGGCACACATGTTCACCGACGTCCTCGGGTTGGGCATGGCGTTGGCCGCCATCCAGGCGGCCATCCGGAGCGACGCGGCATCGCATCGGACGTTCGGGCTGTACCGCCTGGAGATCCTCGCCGCACTCGCCAACGCGGTGTTGCTCTTCGGCGTGGCCATCTGGATCCTCGTCGAGGCCGTCCGCCGCTTCGGTGATCCGCCTGAGGTCCTCAGCACCCCGCTGCTCGTCGTCGCCGTCGTCGGTCTGGTCGTGAACGTGATCGCCTACCTGTTGCTCAGACGGGGCGCAGGCGAGTCACTCAACGTCGAAGGCGCCTACCTCGAGGTCCTCGCCGACACCCTCGGCTCGGTCGGGGTGATCATCGCCGCGATCGTCATCCAGACCACCGGGTTCACGCTGATCGACCCGATCTTCGCCGTCGGCATCGGCCTGTTCGTGCTGCCGCGGACCTGGCGCCTGGGCAGCAAGGCGCTCAGGGTCCTGTTGCAACAGGCTCCGCCGCACGTCGACGTCGACACGATCCGTGCCGACCTGACCGGCCTGCCAGATGTCACCGACGTCCACGACCTCCACGTCTGGACGCTGACATCCGGGATGGATGTGGTCAGTGCCCACCTCCGGATCGCCGACGGCGGAGACGACCACGTGGTGCTCGACCGCGCCCGTGACCTCCTGCGCACCGAGCACGGCATCAGCCACTCCACGCTGCAAGTCGAAGTGCCCGACCACGCCCACTGCGCCGATTGTGAGGAGACCTGGTGA
- a CDS encoding DUF3105 domain-containing protein, translating into MQFGSHLLGDAKPPVPYSSVPPSSGWHASGALDIAIYPPSNALSEPQQVSILESGAVVITYDELAEDDVQSLTDRIESAHAGQAAVTPYERLDDSAVAMTAWGVVQRCDDLDLSAIETFIEAYAVEDPFVPGTDRTPRPPDAPEADQT; encoded by the coding sequence GTGCAGTTCGGCAGCCACCTCCTCGGCGATGCGAAGCCGCCGGTGCCCTACAGCTCTGTGCCTCCCTCGTCGGGATGGCACGCATCTGGTGCGCTGGACATCGCCATCTACCCGCCGTCCAACGCCCTCAGTGAACCACAGCAGGTCAGCATCCTTGAGTCAGGCGCGGTCGTGATCACCTACGACGAACTCGCCGAGGACGACGTGCAGTCGCTCACCGACCGCATCGAGTCCGCCCACGCCGGCCAGGCCGCCGTCACCCCGTACGAACGGCTTGATGACAGCGCCGTGGCGATGACCGCGTGGGGTGTGGTCCAGCGCTGTGACGACCTCGACCTGTCCGCCATCGAGACCTTCATCGAAGCCTACGCCGTCGAAGACCCCTTCGTGCCCGGAACCGACCGGACACCCCGTCCCCCAGACGCCCCGGAAGCGGACCAGACATGA
- a CDS encoding cell wall-binding repeat-containing protein, which yields MREVYAAVGGEIIKAKGEDCPVGAPCDSYYLAVAGDDGRGYFYVHLNNDTPDRPNGCDGLGGVEHAFSPRLVRELADRGTLAGVRVDRGEHIGWIGSSGNAACGIDQLHFEIWNDRDWGVTGKTNPYPELSAAEDAGRTTGSGGVDQAVMHRDAGDDRIGTAAALSADGFPTARTVVVARADRYTDALVAAPLAAALDGPVLLSPARGGLPDALASELERLDPRDAVVIGDVAPEVVAELSATADLAPDRIIRITGDDQYELSARVADAVVAAGGDASGVLLAAGEGRTAGGGWPDALMASLLGAYRRTPVLLTRPDELPTVVANAIDRIGPARVDVVGGIMAVDPQVEARLADTVTTMRLAGPSRLETALVVADALLDEGQADDGVLHLATASDYPDALAAGPALVASGSVMVLMDAVDRSRPVLDWVDARDGIEEVHAIGGVAALPDEAVRAVIDRAR from the coding sequence ATGCGCGAGGTCTACGCCGCCGTGGGCGGGGAGATCATCAAGGCCAAGGGGGAGGACTGCCCGGTCGGGGCACCGTGTGACTCCTACTACCTCGCCGTCGCGGGTGATGACGGCCGCGGCTACTTCTACGTCCACCTGAACAACGACACACCCGACCGGCCGAACGGCTGTGATGGGCTGGGGGGTGTCGAGCATGCGTTCAGCCCTCGACTGGTCCGCGAACTCGCGGATCGGGGGACCTTGGCCGGCGTTCGGGTGGACCGTGGGGAGCACATCGGCTGGATCGGCTCCTCGGGGAACGCGGCTTGCGGGATCGACCAACTGCACTTCGAGATCTGGAACGATCGTGACTGGGGTGTGACGGGGAAGACCAACCCCTACCCGGAGCTCAGCGCCGCGGAGGACGCCGGGAGGACCACCGGATCTGGCGGTGTCGATCAGGCCGTCATGCACCGCGACGCAGGTGACGACCGCATCGGCACGGCCGCGGCGCTGTCGGCGGATGGCTTCCCAACGGCCCGGACCGTGGTGGTGGCCAGGGCCGATCGGTACACCGACGCGCTGGTCGCCGCACCGCTCGCGGCTGCCCTGGACGGGCCGGTTCTCCTCAGCCCAGCTCGCGGTGGGCTCCCCGACGCGCTCGCCTCAGAGTTGGAGCGCTTGGACCCACGTGACGCGGTCGTCATCGGAGACGTCGCACCGGAGGTCGTCGCCGAGTTGTCCGCGACCGCGGACCTGGCGCCGGACCGGATCATCCGGATCACCGGTGACGATCAGTACGAGCTGTCCGCACGCGTGGCCGACGCGGTGGTCGCTGCCGGTGGTGACGCATCGGGTGTCCTGCTGGCGGCTGGTGAAGGGCGGACGGCCGGCGGGGGATGGCCCGATGCGCTGATGGCCAGCCTGCTCGGTGCCTACCGACGGACGCCGGTGTTGTTGACCAGGCCGGACGAACTGCCGACGGTGGTGGCGAACGCCATCGACCGTATCGGCCCTGCGCGTGTGGACGTCGTCGGGGGGATCATGGCCGTCGATCCGCAGGTCGAGGCCCGGCTTGCCGACACCGTGACGACGATGCGGCTGGCCGGGCCGAGTCGTCTGGAGACGGCGCTGGTCGTCGCCGACGCGCTGTTGGATGAGGGACAGGCCGACGACGGGGTCCTGCACCTGGCCACCGCCAGCGACTACCCCGATGCGCTGGCGGCAGGACCGGCGCTGGTCGCCTCTGGTTCGGTGATGGTGCTCATGGACGCGGTTGACCGCAGCCGGCCGGTGCTGGACTGGGTCGACGCCCGGGACGGCATCGAGGAGGTCCATGCGATCGGCGGCGTCGCGGCGCTGCCCGATGAGGCGGTCAGGGCGGTGATCGATCGTGCGAGGTGA